TCTTTAAAGAATGGTAAAATAAGTTTTATCTTACTAATATATTGATGGAGTACTTCAAGTGACAGAATGCGTATGGAGTGAAATCTTATTAGTTTGAATTCTTTAGCACGCTAATTTTATACATGTCCACATGTTAATGAATGTGAATAAGTACATTTTCATCTCGTAAGAGTAGCTTGTAtcttaatgaaaaaaaagaatgagataGGTTGAATGTAGATGTAAGTGTAGGATTCAAGAAACCAAAATGTTGATATGATTGGAGGAGAAAAGCAAAGAAGGATGATGAGGTGATTAGGCATCATGGGGTGGAATCTTCCCCTACCTTTCTTTGCTTTTGGTTTATGCATGTACGTATGTGAttgatgtgtgtgtgaggAAGAGGATTGCACACATGAAGAAAAGGACAAGTGAGGTTCCACATTCCTATTCATATTCCTCTCCCCAATGCCAATTCATCAGCTTTATTTGTTGTATGTCATTTTGCTCTTCTTCTAATCCATTCCTTACCTAACCAAAACCAACTAATTTAGTGGTCAGGTTTCCGATCAACTAACCAATTACACTGCGCACATAAATGTTTGTGGATGAGAATATTGGCAAGCTCACCTAAtgacttatatattttttgagaaagaGGAAAGGACGTAAGCCCACAGCTTCAATCTAttaactttcttttctttcatgaTTCCTTAGGAATTTGCCCATGAGTTGTCCAGTGATGAAGGTCAAGACAGTCTCATTAATTGGACATCACCACCACAAGTATGTGGACTCAGAAGAACGTGTGTTGGGCCGTCCAAACACAAATATGGTCCACAAATTGGGATCTTTCCGTGCACTCCCAACCATTCAAAAGCCCAAATCTACGTGGGTAAGCACATTTTAggagaaatcaagaaacaagCCTTGTTTCTGCACACATGAGCATAAAAAGATCATGACACGTAAAATGACATGCACGAAATCACCAAAATGAACTAATTACACATGTGCACGCATGGTTTCAGTTATTGGGACAAAAAAACTTCCTCtatgcatttttctttctctaacTGTCCAGCTGGCCAAAAATCAAATAGAGCACTGCATGATCACTTATTTTCCAACATCCCCCACGCTGTTGTTATGATCTACAACCCCTTCATTTCGCTGAGAATTCCCTATAATTGAGCTTATGGCCGCAGCCAAAGCCGCAGTGAAATTAGGGTCCGCCGCAATGGCCGCCGTCGCCGCATTCACAATATCCTGGGAACTATCAAGAACCTGAATCCCGGCTCCTGGGCTTAAATGTTGTGGTTGATGACTCGAAAACGGGCTGGGAGCTTGTGGGCTATGGAGGAGTGAATTTGTGGGGATGTTCGCGTTGTTATTTGTAAGATCCAACGTCACAGTAGGAAATGGCGCTGACGCAGATATTGTGGCCAGGTTTTGTGAATAGGGCAGCTGCACGTTTCTTGCCAGCACGTTTGAGTTCTGTAATCCATCCGCACTCGGCATCGGTCCCGAGAGTAGCATTGTTGCGGCGGCAGATGTGGTTGACGCCATCGCCATGGCTGCCGGCGGGAGCGGGTGGTTGTGTCGCCCTTCGTAGGTGGTTATAAGAACTGACCGGTCTTCTGCACACCTTTGCACCTGTCATTTACAATCATATTCTCTAAGAGTTAATGTTAGTACAAGCGAAAACCTCCTCCTAAAATTAGTAACAAATTATACCAATCATCCCTGAAATTATGAACCCTAACTCCCTACTATAAAGCATGATTACATAATCATATGAAATTTTGGGAGCATTATGAAATTCTatcaatttctgaaaaattatatatattggcaACTTAAGCAGTCGTACGATCTCCTGATTATACGAGAAATTTGTAATACAAAATACGATTGCATCATATTGAACTAATGATAGTGATGCAAGAAAAGAGTTGCGATATATAGAATTAAGGATGGAAAAAGCTATACTTGTTTGCGAACGGGACAAGCAACAGCCATGGTACAACGGTAATAAGCACGAGGGCATGGGTTTCCCTTGGCCAATTTTTGCCCGTATTTTCTCCATTGGCATCCATCTGATATCTGCACCACACCATACATATGACGATCGATAAGTAGACCAGATGTAATTGTGAACATAATTAGTGACAAGCTGCAAATgaagaatattaatttcaaaacataAATCTCCTTTTCCAATTGAAGTTACGTATCAGCTGTTGATCAGATTCTCCCAGAACTCAACTAGGAAACAATTATATTGTCAACTGTACTGGTTATTACCaagagaaaataaactttcatGAATGTGAATTTTCTACACGTTGGAGTGGTAATGTTGAAGTTTCGAGTTCCACGGATGtgaaataatgtatatataatatttttatatgtttgttattcttgaatatgtcctctataatttaaaattattgatgtacCTAATTAATCAGCAGTAAAAATAAGGAATTGAATGCCCGTTTCACTTACCATAGTTGCCTCTGAGCGGGCACGAACTGAGACACGGGCTTTCTTCATGGTGGCCTCAGCCGCCTGGTGATCGAGATCCTTTGAAGTATGAGGCTGATCATGAGGCACTTTGTTTATCTGAACTGAGTTAATGCTCTTCTGCAATCGAAGATTGGCCATTGACATTTCCTCCGTGCACAGTGGTGAACTTGAGCACTCCAGCTGCTGCTGAGTTTTGCCAATGTCTTTACCCTCGCGTTGACCGCGATGCTTCAGATTAATCCCGAACCCGTGATTTTCTTCATCTCCCACTTCATTTATCATCTGAAGAACCAACCATGCAAATATTACTATAGATATTCAATCAGTTAACTGAAAAATAGTGTCTTTTTTCGTCGTTCTTTCCGTGAACTGTTAATGTAAGAGTCTGGATCATGACATAATAATCTGATGCGCGCCAACCTTGCGATCGTCTGATTTGATTTCAGCGGATGATCCAGGATTCTGCTGATGATTTGAAAGTGACATGATGTGCATCTTCAAGGAATAATACTTGTCGTTGATTTGATTTAGGATGGCTCTCAACCGTTCATTTTCTGTGTTCATCCGGTCCAGCTCCGCCTTCAGAACTACGAACTgcaaatacatatacatatatcacaaatcccctacatatatatataaataacagtAGTAATTGGTGGTAATGGATTTGAATGATCTTACCTCTGTATCTGAAGTAGTAGTACCCTCTGCTGATCTATTACTATCCATACTCCGGTTCTCACTCATCACATTTGGATTGCTTGTCAAAAGATCTAAACCAgtctacattttttttttttttttttgggttgggggggggggaacaaaagagaaattagaaaaaaaaattaaactgatAATTAATTGTCTGCGAAAGTTAACATGTATGATGCATTCAAAACACATTCatccacaatatatatatatatagagagagagagagagagagagagatacgCTTATATGAAGGAGAAGTTCTTTCCCAGCTGGTTCATcactttctttcttgatttgaaCAGTAGTTGATGAATAATTCCTCTCCTCCGCGGCGAAGAAATCCATTTCACTCAGAACCCTTTTCTCCCCATGATCCACATCTGACAAACCTTGATGATCATCAAAGGAGTTGAGAATCATCATCTCCTGATTAAACCCGTTTTCCATCTGGAATGAATCCTTATTATCACATGCACGCTATATAATACATTCATACAAATTACAATGAATGATCCaccaaagagagaaaaaaaatgatctaaTGTATGAATATGAAGCGATGGAGAGTGTAAACGAGTCttgatatgtgtgtgtgtgtgtgtgtgtgtgtgttgtccTTTGAGTCTTAATATTAGAAAGGGCAgaggaaataaaaacaaaagtaagAGGTAAGAGTTGAGACCAAATGGGAAAAGGATTTCAAAGGAAATTgtaatgaaagaaaattccaaGAATGAATGGGTAGAGTTATAGGATGGGAGTGAGGTCAGACGGTGCGTCAATGTGCGCCCAATCACTCTGACGAAATCTTCTTCCCAATCAAATTTTCTTCactaattctaaaataaaattacatgaacaaatatatatacatgttattatgtaattgattaatattaattattggatcCAATCTGAAAATGAATTGTTTTGTTGGAGTGAATTTGAGTGGTATGCGATTGGGGTGGCGAGTTCCACGTGAGAAGGAAGAGTCAACGGAATTGACGGCCAGGGATTCTCCACATGGGGACTCACCCCACCACTTTGACCGCTTTGTTTTTTACTTGTAAGCTCCCACCACCTTAGCTACACCTACACTACATCCCATCATCTAcctacacacacatatacatatattttatatacttttatttctatttttttaagggTTTGACATAAGATGCATTCTTGTTTTAGTGGTTTTTGAACCCACGTCCAATCAAActaaactatataaataagcaaaaattTGTAGTGTCTAAGGGAAAAGTAAGTTGCCATTCTATTATGATGTTGTCCCCGTGAAGTTCATGATACGGATAGACCAGCAATTAATTCATGAATTAGTTCGGATGTCTATCTCTAGAGTTTGAAATGGGAATAAAGCTAGCCGATGTGATCACTTTGATTTTTACAGTGATCTCGCTCGAAATATACGATTTTGATTGGTTATCTCGATCACGATCACGACCACGTACTCTCTCAAAATCTAGTGATTGAGTTCTGAGGATAAAACACGAACGTGAGGCTCGtcaacaaaattcaatttagaaaAGCCTAAATTCATTCATGTTTGCCACGTTTGAAGAGTTACGAAATCTTAGTGACCGAAATTCTCTAATTgctaaaaattattgaatgatGGGTTAATGTATGCCACCCATATAGCTAGAGTTTTCAAAATGCTACCCCCTAACATACATGACcagtaaatacaatttttagccgaataaatatctattgcgatatttatgttaatgtaatttgtaAATTGTAATACTGTTGAAAGAATATGAGtaactttttgttaaaaacTATGTTCGTAATGTGTCAAACACACTATCATCTGTAATATTGCCATATCCTCATGTCAACCCGTGCttctattttcattaaatttctgAACACgttaaatgatatatttaacTCATTTTTTAATCGTGTCAATTATGTggttttattcatatataactCATATCTAGCAATATATTGATCAATCGTCGAAGctgtcaaaattaattactaattctACAATTGTAGCAGTAGTTGAACCAGATCGAATCCCTAGAGAACTACGAATTAAAAACTCAGTCAAGTTGCGGTAACCAAATAGGTGaagtttgaattaaaaattattactaactAATAGAAACTAAACAGAAAGCATATATAAATTGTGAGAAAGAAATCAATAAGAGAAGAATTCAGACCCCAAGGGAGTGTATCATCCAATCGCTATGTTAATCATTGATCACACAAGGTTAAGTTTACAACGCATTCAACTTTGAAATCTATTAGAATAACGATAATAAATTCCTGTTTTTCTATTGTAATTGACCTGACTCAAGCATCCAACTCAAAACTGAGTATCTCACGACTAGGCACAATAGCGTTTCATATCAATTCAATAGTGGCATGTGCATCAGCGAGAATAGTTGaaccaaatcaaataattgagaTAATTGCAATCATCTAACCTAATTTTCTTGTccctataaataaatcatacgGAGCAAACAATTAATTTGCTTGCTACTTGTAACACTTATTCATGACAATTACGGATTATGGATAGcaatagaataattaatttcaaatcaaattgttggatctatcaaaattaatcattCTACAAGACGTAAATCAACACAAGAAATACTcgatgaaatcaaattaaaaccaagatatcaaaatataacaattgGGTTTAACGTTCTCCTTGAATCAGAAAAGAGGATTAGCTACACCATGTGTGTAGAAAAtcgtaaaaaatataaactaagaagaagaaaaggggaGAGATGACCTAATCTAAGAGAgtgataaaatatgaaattgaatACTAATCTTCAGCCTTCACACTCCTTTTTATAGCAGCAAAATCGTCCTCCCTCTTGCCTTCCAACGTattgtttggaaaaaaaaatgaatcgCAGTAAAAATCTTTCCAGATTAATCTCTCTTACAGACAGCTTTGCCCATTGAATAAGGTGTGATCACGCCCTATCAGATGTTCAAGTCACTTTTCCTCTCATCTTTCCTTAATCACTTTTTGGTTTCATTTGAGGCTTTTTGGCTCTCTTTTCTTCAAACGGGGTTAATATCAATCCTTTATCTAGAAGTTGCACAAttcaattatcaatacaataaattcattcTAAAATACTCAAACTAAGCATGCATTTGAGTGATAAAACACATcctatcataaatatatatatatatagatatagatatatatataatgatttttcaaacttcTATACATTATAACATTCAACATAACCCTAAATTCTAGAAATCAAATTTGTTGGATAACTTTCCAAAGGGGTAAGCCAAATAAgtcaaaaaatagaaagaatcaGGTTCCTGGAACGAGGGGAAAAGTGTAGGGCTGAAGTTGATTATTTCGTCGAACTTTTCTCGTGGatgtcttctttttctttataacaaaaataggAAGTCAGGGGAGAGAATTGCGTCTTCACCATATGTGCTAGTCAACATCCTAATAactgaattattattattgaaaattaatgtataattatgtaaaaataaatacatgggTCAAGACGTACATTTAGTCCCATCAAATATcttgataataattcaaacttgcattataaatataatgatgttcgATATTAACCATTAAGTCATAAGGGTTGATGGTCTACAACATAAAACTGGGTAGCAAGAGCTTATGGCTGAAAAACGTACCTTCATTTGTCTTTAACGAGGCATGAAGGTGGACGAGATTAAAAGTCTAAGACGTTCCATTCAatatgaaagtaattaatagCAACTGTTTAATATTGGCAACTGCCAAATGTTCtgatattttctcattttaaagtctatttttttaactaaataaaaaaacaattaattgcAGTTTAAAGTCATAAGAATAAAGctcaaattttctctttttctttaggTCAATTCTTAACTAAATTAAGAAacgattcttttttttctctataaatTTCAATACGTGAAGCCGACTTGCAATAAGTTGAAATCCAAATATacgaattattaaatttaagttctACTAACAGTACGACTTtgaatccaatttttttatgttatatttaagtatatatgattcttaatatagttttattttaaatttattcacgAACTGTTGACACAtggttattaatattattgttaaaacCTGCTAAGTAGTTATTGTGAAGCAATTCtacaagaataatttattaattgggACATCATAGGGCACATTTTAGTCAAATTTTGCATTGCCcgtcatttttattaatgtgtCAATGATGTCTAACTTGAATGATAAGGTGGAAGTCTCATAATTAATAGATTGTGGGTTTGAATCCTATTGATACgactatataattaaattactttttatagtaatatcttatttctttgcttattttgaatatatttattaatttcgaAAAGTTAAAGTATTAAActagtatttaaatttaatataataaatgatgtAGCAAtgaacaaatttttatttttaaaaaaagtcatTTTTGTTAATGGCCATCAGCTCAttgaataatcaattaatacatgtttaaataaattaattgctGCACCGATATATTAAGACAAGGCAACTAGCACGTAGTTATAGCTGTTGCAGAGTgtaaagtatttattattgttcaaGTGTCAAATTTTGCAGCGCAAAAAGTCAGCTCATTCTCAAACTGGGGAGTAGTATTTCTCCTTGTTCAAATTTTGCAGCGTAAAAGGTCAGCTCAGCCTCAACGTCACGGATACATCCACCCACTTTCAACCCTTCAATACTCTCATCTTCTTCTAGTAAATAAAACACCACCATTCTTTTAGtcttaaaattccaaaattcactgaatccTAAtgttaacttaaaaataaagccCAAATCATATTTCCAATCCATCCTAAATGCATTCAACTCATAAAACACGCCTTTTCACATAAACCCACTTTTTGTAAACGATTGACAGTTAATCTGCTGAAATTCATACTGAgggttgaaatttgaaaaggaTTATGTCGACTTTAGATTAGAGGTCGGACCGCTCTATCCAGTCGCCAGCTTTCCCGCTTCCGTCGACGTCTGAGAAAGTTCTTAGGGGTTTCGAGgatctttttcttgtttttctagAAACTATTTTGAAGAAAGTCAGAACTAgatgaaaaatcaaagaaagtgACATTTCACCCAAGATTACAAGAGTCTTTTAAACTTGGAGTTGGATCACATGAAAaggcaaaaataaaattttacaaattattaattagaagcACCAAGGCACATGTTTTTCTTATTCGTGACCGAAATTTATACCCAAAGAAAAAGCAGGGAACAACCTGGATTACTTCCCGCTCTCCGAATGGATGAACACGAGTTGAATATGACACTTTAATTTCGAATCAAGATCCTGTGGGAAGATAGATCTTCAGTTTCTgcaaattttctgtaaatgcaTAGAAATAAAATCTCATAAGGGCATCAGAATAACAATTTCACAAATCATCAACGACAATGCaaaatttcatgtaatattaaaaacatcTGGGAGATGAgggattaaaaaatttcatacaaTATTAGCACAACAAACTGATGTTGTCATACACAGGCAAATCAAGATCTGCCATTGGTCAAGAACTGGCAGCCCATTCGGGAAGGTGGTGATCTTGATTTTCTCGGCACCATACATAGGTCGAGCACTTCCAAGTGTATTTGGAACTCTGATGCACTAGCAATTCTATCCTTCCACCTCCTGCACTCAGTCTTGACATATTCATCCTGTCACTTATCACATTTTTCATGGATGTTGAAGTTTCACAATTAGACGCGAGTGGCCATCAGCATTGCACGGATTTTGGCCCTCAGATCATCAGGGACATCAGTAATGGTTTCAGAAGGTTGGGATGAAGCCCTCTGGAGGGAACTCACTACATCAATAGAAGTTTCTCTGCTGATATGACCACCTGCAATTCCTCTAGACTCATCTGAGACTCTGTAGCTGATCTCGCCCTCTTCCAACTCATTTCTTTCATCAGATGAtccatttttatgtttatctaTGGAACTACTATTTTCACGATCATCATCTGAAGATGTATCATGCTTACGGTTCCGTCGAGATTCCTTGTCTCTAGAAGAACGCCCACTCTTGTGCCTGTGTTTGTCCCTGCTACGATGCGAGTGATGCTTTTTCCTAGATTTTTTATCTATTCCATGATCATCATGATTGTCTTCCTGCAAATATTGCTTCGATGAACGCCTTTTCCTTGAGTGCTCATGAGAAGAAGAGTGAGAACGATGTTTCTTCCTAGACCGTTTATGATTTCTGTcctctttatatttatcttcaCATTCATCCTCCCGTTGTGAACGATGAGATCGGTGCTTTGATTTATGGCGCTTATGGTCCCTGTCTTCTTCACTACTTTCTCCTTTATCCTCATTTTCCTCAGAAGAAGAATGATGTCGATGCCTTTTCCTATGGTGCTTATGTTTCATTTCCTCTGCACTTTCATCTTCTCCATCATGTCTCCTAGATCTTGATCCAGAATTCCTTCTTGAGCGACTCTCATGctcttttgtattttcatctCCATAATCATCTTCATCAACATCCTCACATCCTCCAGCTCTTGATCGATACTTCCTTTTCGAGAGTCGCTCAGCATGCTCCtcaccaaaataatttttctcacGCTTCTCACCTGTAGCAGGCATATCAAGATCAACAGGAGCCAAGCTGCCTTCTCTGTCTTTGCCATCAAGATTAACCTCACTAGCTGACCTTGAGACTCCGGAGTCTAGAGGTTCTAGTGATGAACCACGTGATGTTCCAGCTTTAAAGGGCACTTCGCCACTTTTCAACATGGCTACAAACAGTTTAGCCCTTTTCAGCCTTTCAGCCTTGAGCTTCTGCTCTTTGGTCAAGTGTGCCTCAGCAGAATCAGCCTCTCCAGCAGCTTCACCAGCAACTGTTCTTGCAATTGCGTTGGTGGCAACTGCAGAAAAATTATGACTTTCACTCTGACCAGACTTTTCAACAGCATTACCTGGTCGGGAAGAAGGAAGGCTGCCTAAAGTTCCAGGCTGTATAACTTCACTGCTATTCACATGAACACCCGGAGAAGTGCTTGAAATTATGtgcaaattagaattttttatgccTCTTGTTGCAGCCTGAAGAATAGCAGCTGCAGCTGCTGCATCTACAGTGATTCCACATTCTTGCTGGGCCCCTTTGGATTCAGTCTCCTGTATGTCCTTCTTTGATTTGCCTATTACCATTTTGAACTTCTCTTTCCTGTCAGATTCCAATGGCATGTCACAAACAGCAGAATCCAATGAAAAATCCTTTTCCTTGAGTACAGAAGCTTTCTTGTCTGTCCTACGTCCTACTAGGTCATCCTTTCCAGGATACAAACTCTTCCCATTTACTCTAGACTGCAAGAGAGATACAAGACATTAATAAAACAGAATTCTTCGACGCATCAAGTAATCTTTATTAACAGGAAACTAAGGAGACCATATCACCGcatagaaaaacaaactaGATTCCTAATTTCCAAAAATCTATGGAAGTTCCATAAGTTCATTTTTGGCCGTTCAGGGTAGGAACAAGTTCATTCAAGATTGGCCCAACCAACAAACAAGTGGAGatcaaaaactatttttaaacaAGATCATGCATATCCTGTCTTCCTAACATGGCCAGTAATTGCGGCCAAAAATGAAACTATTTGCAGTGAcaaaacacaagaaaatggaaaggaGAGACACATTTGATATGGTTTACTCGTCATGGTATTACATAAGGAAAACATACCTCTTGAGTAGTTTGAAGGACTTTTAAGTAGTACGAATGGTACTGGTTGGATgggagaagaaaaggaaatctCCCATGCTTGCTATCTTGCTCAATAAGAGTTGCCTCAAACTGCTTCCCATTTCTcataataaattcaacaatCTTGTCAATCAATCTCTTTAATTCAGGTGGTGGCTCTACAATTAATGGCTCAATCTTTGAAGTCATTCCCATGGTCAAACTCTTTGCTTTATCTGCAGCAGCGGAAACTGAACGAGATTTCTCTTCCATGCCTTTCACAGTTCCAGATTTGGATGCATTGATCAAAGAGTTCTTCTTCACTGTGAGAACCTTCTCTTTATTGGAAAGAATTGGGTTTCTAGACACTGACTCATCCTTCATCATATGGGCCTGGGATTCAATCTTTTTTGAACCGTGAGAAATACTATCAGTGACAGAACTATCCTGGGAGGCATCTCTCTCAGTTTTTACAGTATCATCACCCTCCTCTTCCTCTCCAGACCCATAGACTGACCCAAGCAAAGACAAAGCTCCACCAACACCATTTGAATTATTGGGCTCGCCACCTCCCTTTATCCTCTCATCTTGTGAGTTTCCATCAGATTCAGAATTCAAAAGCTCTGGGTGATCAACAAGAAATCTGAAGTATGCATGAAGATGATGGCCAGGCATCAAGAACCCAAATGTTGGATTGTCTCCCTGTTTCACCCGCAGAATAATCTCTGACTGCCCACCATTTTTGCTGACAAACATGGCAGTCCTTGCAATTATCTGATGCGCCTTCTCAGTAGGaggctgaaaaagaaaaggaaaagtacAAGACCAAAGAAAGAAACTCTTTTAGAAATGAGAAATTCCAACACTTCTAAACAGCAAATCAGAGGCACGGGAGTACAGAGAACTAATGAAGCAAGAGACATTGAGTAAAACTGATTACCGAATAATCATGATGCAACAACCAAAAAAAGGAGCACTATTTAATGTATTGCATAATTTTGCCCCCTTAAACTGATAGtcttcaaaaagaaaatttctacTTTCCTAATCCCACCTGCAACGCCCTTGTCATGACATCAAAAGGAAACAAGGTGCCAGTGTACGGCAACCAATCACAAGTAGTCCATCCCTGCTCCAAGCATCTGAAAACTTGACATGGCGAACCTTAAAATACATATGCACCTTTCACAATTGTTACAGGCCATACTAGGGAATTTGGGTTAGCAAAGTACAAGATATCAAGTTCAGGCAGAAACGTACAAAATCCTTAGATTCAAGAGCACAGGCTTACCAAGCAGTGAAGAAGGTCTCCAGGAATGGGGAACGGAGGGAGAAACCCAGAAGATTCCGCTCCAGCATCAGCATCCCTTTGGTCAGCAGAATCATTGTTTCCATAAGAGAAGGCAACAGCACGATAGCCTAAACTGTCCGGTCGGTGTTCATCATCCTCCACATCTagatataagaaaattttagacAACACTTAGATGGTCCACCAACAACTGGGAAAGAAACCTAAGATTTACGAAACATCAGTTATCCCCATAAAAGACATAAATGAAGTCATGTCTAAAAGGATTATAGAAACCTTACTTGTAACTCGAAGAAGGAAGTCACATTTTACATCCTTCCTGCAAATTTGGAAGATACAGTACAGAAGTATGCTACCGGCACAAACTAGATAGATATTACACCCCTTGTTCATCCTACCCTGTTTTTTTAAAGAGATTTCAGCATAAATATTTCCTGACAACAGCCATAACACCAACCTCCACAAACAAAATCTCTAGCAATTCAAAAAGTTTGCTGAAGCATCTCAGTACATAGCCTCATCTGTTTTGCATTGCCTACAGTAGAAGTCAAAAAGGAACTTTTCATGTGTTTTCTCAAGGAAGAGAAGACAACAAAAAACTTCCTTCAGTTACGGGAGCCTGGCAGTTCAGTGTATAAACAATGTTATCTTAGTCAAGCCTGCCAACAGAAAGGATTGGAAATGCAAAACCAATATTTTCTCTTATACAATGTGCCAAATTTTGTTCTCACATCGGCGGAGCAGTTTGATTCCAgattatttctttcttatcgTTAATTTCCAGATTCTCACACAACAAGAGAAGAATTTTCCGGATTCTCCCNNNNNNNNNNttccccccccccccccaaaagaGAAGacttaaaacaataatattcgTCTCCTTTTTAGCTAAGAAAACTAACAATACAATATTAAGTCAAGAAACTATTAAGCCGAATATCCAAAACCACTAAACTTGACAAGTGGAAAGGTTAAGAAAAGTGATGTATACCTGGTTGATCGGACTGCGACGGGAGGTCAAGATATCTCTCATGATCGAGTTCAGCTTCAAGGGATAAGTCCTCCACGAGGATAGTTTCGGAGTTGCGACTGCG
This genomic window from Sesamum indicum cultivar Zhongzhi No. 13 linkage group LG12, S_indicum_v1.0, whole genome shotgun sequence contains:
- the LOC105174882 gene encoding probable WRKY transcription factor 31; translation: MENGFNQEMMILNSFDDHQGLSDVDHGEKRVLSEMDFFAAEERNYSSTTVQIKKESDEPAGKELLLHISTGLDLLTSNPNVMSENRSMDSNRSAEGTTTSDTEFVVLKAELDRMNTENERLRAILNQINDKYYSLKMHIMSLSNHQQNPGSSAEIKSDDRKMINEVGDEENHGFGINLKHRGQREGKDIGKTQQQLECSSSPLCTEEMSMANLRLQKSINSVQINKVPHDQPHTSKDLDHQAAEATMKKARVSVRARSEATMISDGCQWRKYGQKLAKGNPCPRAYYRCTMAVACPVRKQVQRCAEDRSVLITTYEGRHNHPLPPAAMAMASTTSAAATMLLSGPMPSADGLQNSNVLARNVQLPYSQNLATISASAPFPTVTLDLTNNNANIPTNSLLHSPQAPSPFSSHQPQHLSPGAGIQVLDSSQDIVNAATAAIAADPNFTAALAAAISSIIGNSQRNEGVVDHNNSVGDVGK